Below is a genomic region from Syntrophorhabdaceae bacterium.
TCCGTTCTGTATTGTACATCAACTTTGGTATCCACGAAAAGCATTATATATCATAGTCCTGGTGGTATTAAAGACATAGGACATATATGGCTCACGATGTTTGTTTAAAGGGGTTGGGACACAGATTATAATACAATCCATCTCTGACAGCCCTGCAAAATCACTTGTAGGCGTAAATAATGAGTCATTTTCATAAAGTGGTGAAATATCAATGTGTTTGATATAACTCTTTCCGAGCTTTAGTAATGATACCTTCTCAGGGTCAATATCAAAGCCTATAACCTTAAAACCAGCCTTACAGAATTCAACTACGAGGGGCAAGCCAACATAGCCGAGTCCTATTACACCTATTTTTGCTTCCCTTGATGTTATCTTATCGATAAGCTGCATGAACTTATCTCCTTAACCTTAACCTTTACCTTTAAATTTAATTACCTTTCCCCTGTTGCCTATATATTCTTCAAGGTGAGGGGGTATGTGAACCGCAAACCTTCAGTAACCTCCTTCCAAGTGAACGGAAAACTTCATCCATTCTATCACCGGGCAACCGTCCGCGGCCGGCTGAAGCTTGAATTCATGAATGGTCAGCGCCCCCCTCCCAAAACG
It encodes:
- a CDS encoding NAD(P)-binding domain-containing protein, which translates into the protein MQLIDKITSREAKIGVIGLGYVGLPLVVEFCKAGFKVIGFDIDPEKVSLLKLGKSYIKHIDISPLYENDSLFTPTSDFAGLSEMDCIIICVPTPLNKHREPYMSYVFNTTRTMIYNAFRGYQS